The genomic DNA GACCGAACCGTTCGACCTGTTGCACCCCGGGGTGCAGTATCACATCGCAAACACCTTGCGCTGGGACGGGCTTCGTCCCACCCAGGCCGCTGCCGTCGAACCCATCCTGTCCGGCGGGGATGCCTTGGTATTGGCCCCCACTGCGGGTGGAAAAACCGAAGCCGCGATGTTCCCGGTGCTGTCGCGGATGGCGACCGAGGACTGGCAAGGGGTTTCGGTCCTCTATATCTGCCCACTGCGGGCGCTGCTGAATAACTTGCAGCCCCGCGTTGACGGCTATTGTCGCTGGCTGGGCCGCTCGGCCGCGGTCTGGCACGGTGATGTGAGTCAGAGCCAGCGCCAACGGATTCTGGTCGAACGTCCCGATGTTCTGCTGACCACGCCTGAATCCATCGAATCAATGCTGGTGTCTACCAAGGTCGATCCGCGGATGTTGTTCGCCGGCCTGCAGACGGTGGTGGTCGACGAAATTCATGCCTTCGCCGGCGACGACCGCGGCTGGCATCTATTGGCGGTGTTGGAGCGGCTGTGTCGCATCGCCGGGCGGAAACTGCAACGCATCGGGTTGTCGGCGACTGTCGGTAATCCTGATCAGCTGTTGGCGTGGCTGCAGGGCGGATTCCGGTCCCAGGCCTGCTCGGTTGTTGCACCCGCAGCGCCCCCAACCGCCGTTCAACCCGAAATCACCGTCGATTTCGTCGGCTCAATCAGTAACGCCGCCACAGTGATTGCGTCGCTTCATCACGGCGAGAAGCGACTGGTGTTCGTCGATAGCCGTCGTCAGGCCGAAGAGCTCGGGGCTGCCTTGCGCGGCCACGGGATCGAAACCTACCTATCTCATTCGTCGCTGTCGGCAGCTGAGCGCCGGCGTTCCGAAGAAGCCTTCGCCGAGGCCCGCGACACCGTCATTGTCGCGACCTCGACGCTGGAACTCGGTATCGACGTGGGCGATCTGGACCGCGTCATCCAGATCGGGTCGACGCGTACCGTCGCGTCGTTTCTGCAGCGACTCGGACGAACTGGGCGACGGGCTGGCACTGTGCGCAACTGCCTGTTCCTCGCAATCGATGACGAAAGCGTGCTCCTTGCGGCCGGCATGCTCAAGCGTTGGTCCGACGGATGGGTGGAACCCATTGCGCCACCGCCACATCCCCGGCACATCGCGGCGCAGCAGCTGATGGCATTGTGTCTGCAAGAGCATCGGCTCGCTCTCGGCGAGTGGGCTCAGTGGTGGGGCGATCTGCCGGTCTTCGACTCGGCCGCGCCCCAGATCGTGGATCACCTTGTCGCCGAAGGTTTTTTCGAGCTCGATGGACCATTCCTCCACATCGGACCCGAGGCCGAGCGCCGATTCGGCCGACGGTACTTCTCCGACCTGACCGCGGTATTCACTGCGCCACCGGAATTCGTGGTCCTGGCCGGTCGGATCGAGGTCGGGACGATTGGCACCGACCTCCTGACCGAGCAGACCGAGGGGCCACGCGCGCTACTCCTGGCCGGACGGTCGTGGACGGTCACACACATCGACTGGGAACGACGGCGGTGTTTCGTCGAGCCCGCCAAGGAGGGCGGCAAGGCCAAATGGTCCGGTACCGGTGCCGGTCTGTCCTACGACATTGCCCGCGGCATCCGCTCGGTCCTCCTGGGCTCGTTGCCTGCCGGTGTCACCTTCACCTCGCGCGCAACCAATAGCCTTGCCTCACTGCGTCAAACGTACGGCGGCAACGTGTCGACTGACCGGCTGATCGTCCGACTCCCCGATGGGTCCCAGGGCCGCTGGTGGACCTGGGCGGGCACCGCAGCCAACCGAACATTGCAGGCCTCCCTGCCTGACCTCGTCGACCCACGACAGCGGATCGACGAAAAGTCCATACGACTGTTGCCCTATGTGAGCGCCGAACGTTTCGCGGCGGCGTTGGCCACTGTCGAGTGGACCGACCCACCTGTCGACGAAGCAGCACTCCGCGGGCTCAAATTCTCTGCGGCGCTACCTCGTGGATTGGCCATGCACACCGTCGGAGCCAGACTCGGCGATGTGCAATCTGCAATGGACGTAGTCAACGGTCCGAGGATGATTGTCCGGTGAGGTCACGTCTCCACCAACAAAGCCCTACGGCATTTCGCCATCCGCCGCCTATGCAGGCCCGCGTCGTGTTAGCAGTTCGGGATTGCATGTAACCGCTCGTCGCGCCATAGTGGTCCGGTGCTGATTCACATCCTCCGCGGGAAGGGCGTTCCCGCCTCCGCGTGACTGCCGACGGCGGCGCTATGCCGCTGGATATTCGGACCCGAGCAGAACTCCGGCAACAACGCCGCCGACGACCGCACAGCTGCTGGAATCACTTGATCGCCGCGCCGCTGTGGCCCAAATACGGCGTCAACCTCGGTACCTTGCTACGGACCTGCGACGCCGTCGGCGCCTGCCTTGCCGTCCCGCACTTGCCGTGGGTGCCGGACGCGCTCAAGCAGGGCGACACGCTCCGCCGCCGCCCGTGCATCCATTGGATATACGGCGACGTCGGTCGCTGGCTCGGACGGCAACGCGGAGGCGGGTCCAACATCGTCGGGGTCGAGCTGACTCACCAGTCGATCCGACTGGCGGACCTGCCCACCGCTCGTGGCCGCACAGTCATCGTCCTCGGCAACGAAAGCAACGGCATCCCTGAAGAAGCAATGCGCCACGTCGACGTCGCAGTCGAAATCCCGATGATCGGCAGTGGGCACAGTCTCAATGTCGCCGTCGCCGGATCCCTCGTGCTGTACAAGGTCGCCGGACTGATCTGAATCGACGTCGTCATCGACGACGGCGCTTCTGCCGATCGTGACACTCTGAGCATCAACATCATTCGGTCGATTTCGGATGCCCCGGACCGCCCACTCAGCCTCGAACCGCCGGCGGCGGAACCTGCCCCAAATCTTCGTCGCTCGGCGCCGACAAGACGGCAACCAGTTCAGGATCAGCCAGTACCTCTGCCGTGTGCCGCCATGCGTCGATCACCTGTGCGACCGGCGCTGGATTGTCGATGGATTCGGCGGCCCTCATTGTCGAGACCAATTCGACGGCGAACTGGCGAAGCTCGTCGCGAGACAGAAACTCCACCCACGGGAAAACGTCTGGCACGACGTCGGTGACAAGCTCGCGAACCTGGGGGCGCGCTGCATCAATGCAACGAACAACCGCGACGTGACCGACGAGGCCTCCCGTGCCTGTGCAGCCCGTGACGCGGTGGTTAGCGCGAGGTCCTCGGCATCCCTACGACGGACAACCAAGACGCGGCTGGTCGATCTCCTCAGCCAGTCCTCGACAGTGGCCTTGCCACGGAGCTGCAGATCGGCCGACGAAACCGGTTGACACCAACCTGCTTCCCATCGTTCAGCGAACAGTGAAGGATTCGAGCGCAGGTACACAACCGTTGGTGTATCTTTGGTGTATGACCCGCACAAACATCGACATCGACGACCATGCGTGCGAGGTCGTCATGCGAAGGTTCCATTTGACCAGCAAGCGAGACGCGGTGAACTTCGCGTTGCGCAATCTCGCCCAGGAAGCATTGGACCTCAAAGCGGCCCGAGAACTCCGCGGGTCCGGATGGGACGCCGATCTCGATGAATTGCGCAGCGACCGCGTCCGATGATCCTCGTTGACACGTCAGCCTGGATCGAGTTTCTAAGGAACACCGGGAGCGGTGTGTGCGTGCGAGTCGACGAGCTACTCGCCGAGCCGATCGCGATCTGCGCTCCCGTCCAGATGGAAATCCTCGCCGGGGCCCGAAACGACCGCCACCTCAAGGATCTTCGTGGCCTGTTGGCACGCGCACAAACTCTACCGACATCCCCCACTGACTATGAAGACGCCGCAACCATTTACCGCGTCTGTCGGCGTCGCGGTGAAACCGTACGCAGGCTGATCGACTGCCTCATCGCCGCGCACGCCATACGCGAACAGATTCCAATCCTGCACTCCGACGGCGACTTCGACGCAATTGCGCGGCATACATCACTACAGCTGGATACCTCACCGCGGCCGGACTGACCCAGCCGCCATCAACAACTCCACCGCGGCGCCAATCGGAATGCGCTCCTGCTCCAGGCGAATGCCATCGCGACTCAACAAATCGAGTGCTGCGCGCTCCCTCTCGGTCAGCCACGCCGTATCTACCGAGCCGCTCGCGCGGTGTGGCACAACCAGACTGCGCCACCTCTCCACGCTGGCTTGATCCATCAGCAGGCTCTCGCAAGGACATTGAGCGCGAAAACGGGCCAGTATGTCGAACCCGTCCGTGTCCAGATCGCCCCAATACACGACACGCGGCGCATTCCGAACCCACGGGAATCCGGCCACCGCGGTGGCATGGTCGCCCCAGCCGAACACCGCGATCGTGCCGGGCACGTCAGGCAGCGCTTCGAGGGTCTGCAAGTTCTCGACAACCAGGACCTGCGATGCCGCAAAATCAAGCCCCGCCAGCTCACCATCCGGGGCGGCAAAGATACGTGGAAGACCTCGCCGCAGTGCGGGGTCAGCAATGACAACCGCCCGCAGTAGTTCACGCTCCCGCAGTCCCAGATGCTCAGGCACACCGAGCGGCACCGCTAGCGCCGTCACCGCAGTGCGGTGTGTACCCAGCCATTTGGTGTCGACACCGGGAATCGGAAGCTGACGGATCAGCAGGCCGGAGTCCGGATTCTGACGTAACCAGCGAACCGTAGCCAGGAGCCGGTCGAAGTCGTTGTCGGCCAAGGAATTCCAGTACCGGAACGTCTCGACCAGGACCGCCGACCATTGCGGCCCATCATCGAGCGCCTGGAGCTGCGCGCGGCGCTGTTGCAGAGACTGCCAGCGTCGGGTCTCACCTGCAGCCGCGACAATCGCATCCGCACCCTCGATGGTCACCACGACCGGTAGCAGTTGCCTACCAAGGCTGGGCCACCGCCGCTCCTCCCAGCGGACATCGAGGCGCGAGTCTTGCCAGGCATGGACCCAGTTCTCGACGACCGCACGCTGGGCCGCGACGGCCGCCTCGCTCGGGCTACCCAGTCTTATTGTCAACGCATCGACGGAAGCACCGAACAACCACGATTTGAGATGGCGGTCCACCGTCCGTCGTGCCCGCGCCACGACGTCCTTGGGCAGCACGAGTTTTTGTGGCTCAGCCATCAGCCGCCTCACCGATGGATGCGACCCCCAACCGGGATGCCTTCGAATCTCGGATCGACACAGTGGCTACCCCGCCGACGTAGTCCTGCAGTGTCTTGATCATCTTCAGTGGTGTGGCGAGCACAAGGTGAAAACCGAACTGATCGAACACATCTGCCGCACGGCGGGTGTATTCAGGATCCGACCGGTCGAATGCCTCGTCGAGGACCACCGTGCCGTACTTGGGCACGTCGGCATCCGACCCGACGAGCTGGTACCGAAGGGCCGCGGCCAGACAGAAGAACACCAACTTCTGCGCCTGCCCACCGGACAGCGCGTCCGAAGAATCGTGGTGGTTGACCGCCGTGCCCTCGGCATCCATCTCGATACCGACGAACGTGACGTGGCGCCGCGTGTCCAAACACCGATTGCGCCACACCACATCACCAGGATCGGACGATCCGAGCCGCCCGAGCAGTTCCCGCATCCGCTCGAATCGTTGCTCCTGAGCCTGTCGATCGTCAGCAAGCAACGACCCCTCCTGCACGCGTGCGATAGCCGCGAGAAACTCCGTCACGTCCGGATGCAGGGAGTCGCGGACGTCGATCTTCAGGAACCGGCCACGGTCGAATTCCGAGTGTGCCAGTGACGAATTGACCTCATCGATCCGGCGACGGATCTCGCCGGGCGCGCGCCGGATTCGGAGCGCGAGCGTGCCGAGGTTCTGATTCGACTGCCGATCATTGAGATCGAAGAATCGATTTTCCACGCTGGGCAGGTCATCAGCGCGCAGCCGGCGCAGGAATGCCACGGCATCGTCGGCGTATCCGTGCTCTGCAGCGAGTTCGGGGTGTGGCCAGCGGTTGAGGTACTGCTGCAGCACAGTCTCGATAGCGTGTTGCGCCTGCAGCAGCTTCTTCTCGGCTGCCGAGTATTCGCCCCGAATCTGGTTCGCCACAGCCCGTTCGGCAGCGGGAAAGCCGTTGAGTCGCAGCGGTGCACGCTTGCCATCGTCGAAACGGGCGCGATAGCGCTCGGTCAGTTCGGGAGACGGCTCGTCGCTGGCCGCCGCTGTGCGTTGAAGGTCGTCGATGCGGGATGCGACATTCTGTGCGTGCTGGCGCGCTGAGTACAACGCCTCGTGCGCGTCGTCGTACGCCTTTTCAGCTCGAGTCGCCTCGCCTCGCGCCGCCACCACGGCAGCTTCCAGGCGGTCGATCTCAGCGTCACCCCGTAGCGCCGCAAGACGTTCACCCACATCGAGACGGTGAGCTTCCGCGGCCAACAGGTCGAGCTCGTCCCATTCGACAGCGACGATCCCTGGAGCTGACTGGACCCGGTCCCGACGCTGTTCGGATTCGGCACGGGCGGCACGCGCGCGACGGTGTGCGGAGCCGGCATCGGATTCAGCCTTGCGCAGGGCGTCGCGCAGGGCCTGGAGCTTGCTGTCATTGCTGGTGCCGAGCACGTAGTGCCGTCGGTCGTCGATCGCCGACCGGTCGTCCTTGATATGCCGGTCGCCGTCGCGGGTCTGTCCGGCGCGGGTCACGGCGCGGTGGTGCCGGCCCAGTTCTCGCGCGTCGGCAACACGGCGGTAGTCGAATCGGGATACGAG from Mycolicibacterium phocaicum includes the following:
- a CDS encoding DEAD/DEAH box helicase, producing MTEPFDLLHPGVQYHIANTLRWDGLRPTQAAAVEPILSGGDALVLAPTAGGKTEAAMFPVLSRMATEDWQGVSVLYICPLRALLNNLQPRVDGYCRWLGRSAAVWHGDVSQSQRQRILVERPDVLLTTPESIESMLVSTKVDPRMLFAGLQTVVVDEIHAFAGDDRGWHLLAVLERLCRIAGRKLQRIGLSATVGNPDQLLAWLQGGFRSQACSVVAPAAPPTAVQPEITVDFVGSISNAATVIASLHHGEKRLVFVDSRRQAEELGAALRGHGIETYLSHSSLSAAERRRSEEAFAEARDTVIVATSTLELGIDVGDLDRVIQIGSTRTVASFLQRLGRTGRRAGTVRNCLFLAIDDESVLLAAGMLKRWSDGWVEPIAPPPHPRHIAAQQLMALCLQEHRLALGEWAQWWGDLPVFDSAAPQIVDHLVAEGFFELDGPFLHIGPEAERRFGRRYFSDLTAVFTAPPEFVVLAGRIEVGTIGTDLLTEQTEGPRALLLAGRSWTVTHIDWERRRCFVEPAKEGGKAKWSGTGAGLSYDIARGIRSVLLGSLPAGVTFTSRATNSLASLRQTYGGNVSTDRLIVRLPDGSQGRWWTWAGTAANRTLQASLPDLVDPRQRIDEKSIRLLPYVSAERFAAALATVEWTDPPVDEAALRGLKFSAALPRGLAMHTVGARLGDVQSAMDVVNGPRMIVR
- a CDS encoding TrmH family RNA methyltransferase — translated: MIAAPLWPKYGVNLGTLLRTCDAVGACLAVPHLPWVPDALKQGDTLRRRPCIHWIYGDVGRWLGRQRGGGSNIVGVELTHQSIRLADLPTARGRTVIVLGNESNGIPEEAMRHVDVAVEIPMIGSGHSLNVAVAGSLVLYKVAGLI
- a CDS encoding type II toxin-antitoxin system VapB family antitoxin codes for the protein MTRTNIDIDDHACEVVMRRFHLTSKRDAVNFALRNLAQEALDLKAARELRGSGWDADLDELRSDRVR
- the vapC gene encoding type II toxin-antitoxin system VapC family toxin; protein product: MILVDTSAWIEFLRNTGSGVCVRVDELLAEPIAICAPVQMEILAGARNDRHLKDLRGLLARAQTLPTSPTDYEDAATIYRVCRRRGETVRRLIDCLIAAHAIREQIPILHSDGDFDAIARHTSLQLDTSPRPD
- a CDS encoding DUF3322 domain-containing protein: MAEPQKLVLPKDVVARARRTVDRHLKSWLFGASVDALTIRLGSPSEAAVAAQRAVVENWVHAWQDSRLDVRWEERRWPSLGRQLLPVVVTIEGADAIVAAAGETRRWQSLQQRRAQLQALDDGPQWSAVLVETFRYWNSLADNDFDRLLATVRWLRQNPDSGLLIRQLPIPGVDTKWLGTHRTAVTALAVPLGVPEHLGLRERELLRAVVIADPALRRGLPRIFAAPDGELAGLDFAASQVLVVENLQTLEALPDVPGTIAVFGWGDHATAVAGFPWVRNAPRVVYWGDLDTDGFDILARFRAQCPCESLLMDQASVERWRSLVVPHRASGSVDTAWLTERERAALDLLSRDGIRLEQERIPIGAAVELLMAAGSVRPR